GCCGGTCGGCAGGGAACGCAGGCATGGCACCAGCGACGCCGACGGCACCGACTGGGCCTCCAGCCACAGCGGCTCCAGATCGGTGCAGCCGAGGTTGCCGATGTACAGCGGCGTCTTGCCGGCCTCGTTGTTGACGACGTTTCCAGCGATGGTTGTCCCGACGAACGCCAGCAGCGCCGCCACGAGCGCGAGGAGCCCGACCCGGCGGGCGCTCCACCGCTGGATCCGGATCGGGTGCGGCGGGGTCGGCAGCAGCTTGATGAACTCGGCGTGCAGGTCACGGCCCTTCTCCCGCAGCATTCGGCGCAGCTGGGACGGCAGCGCCAGTCCCCGGGCGGCCGCGAACCCCTCGCTGATCTCCTCGATGCTGAACTGCCGCAGCGCCCGCCGGTAGACCTGTTCGGCGCTGGAACCAAGCGCCAGGCACAGCATCATGTTGGCCAGGTCGACCGCCTGGCGCCAGGGGGTGGGGCGGGCCTCGACGAACGCGACGTCGATCAGCAGCAGCCGGCCGTCGCGCACCAGCAGGTTGGCCGGCTTGACGTCGCGGTGGGCCAGCCCCGCGTCCCACAGCCGGCGGATTATGCCCAGGCCGTCGTCGATGACCCCGTCGTCGACCTCGACCTCGACCTCGGCCTCGCCGAGCTCGACCGCGTCCTCGAAGAACTCGGTGACCAGCAGGTACTCCCGCTCAGGAGTCAGCTCCACGAACCCGTGCGGGGCCGGGCTGGGCAGCCCGGCGTCGCGGCACACCCGCAGCGCGTAGTCCTCCTGCTGCACCAGCCGCCGGACGGTGTTGAACGGCTTTTCGTCCTCCAGCCGGCCGTACAGCAGCTCCCGGCCGAGCTTGTACCAGCGGTCGGCGCGCAGATGGCTCTTGGCGTAGAGCTTGCCGAACAGGTAGGTGGGCGGGTCACCTTTGAGGGTGATCCGCAGCGGGGTGGAGCCGGCCGAGCCCGCCAGCCCGAACGGCTTGAGCTCCTCGACCACCAGGCCGAGCTGGTCCTCCAGGCCCCGCCGGATCGCCGCGCCCCGCGCCCCGCCGACGTCCAGGTGCGCGGCGCGGCCCCGCCGGTAGGCGACCGGGAACACCTCGTTGGGGGCGAACAGCCGGAAGGCAACCAGCGGGAGGGTCACCCCGATCGCCGCCGCGACCAGCACGTCGGTCGGGGCGTCGGCGCCCAGCGCGACGCGGCCGAGCCCGGTCAACGCCACCAGCCCGGTCGCCAGCCACTTGCCGGTGTTGCGCCAGCGGCCCTCCGGCACCAGCGTGTACAAGATCACGACCAGCGCAGCCGCGAAGAAGGTGACCTGCACCGACGGCAGCGCCCAGCCGCCCCAGCCGGCCCGGATGACCACCCCGAACGGTCGTGGACGCTGGGCGATCCGGCCCACCCAGGCCTCGGCGACCAAGGTCAGCAGCTGCGCGAGGATCACCAGGACGATCAGGTGCCGGAAGCGCCGCAGCACCAGCAGGGCCAGCAGCAGCCCCCACAACAGCCCGTTGAGGATCCACCAGGAGCTGAGGGCCGCCAGCGCCCGAAAGACTCCCACCAGTCCTGGGGCGTGCAGCCCGGCCAGCCACCTGACCACCGCATCGTCGGCGATGGTCACGTCGACGGCGAGGCCGCGCAGCCCGCGGGCGAAGACCACGATCGTCAGCGCGACCAGCGCGACCGCGGCGGTCAGCCATCTCACCCCGCTGGTCTGCAGGTGATACGGCAGCGGCGGTGCCTCCCCCGTGGGCCGCCGGCGGCGCGCCCTCCGGACCGTTCCGGGCGGGATCCGCTGGGCAACCGCCCGTGCCGACTGGTCTGCGGGCACGTCCATGACCCCTCCCAACCCAAGGCGACCAGCCGCGCGACAGCGTCGCACCTGCATGGCGCACCGTGGGCACGCACCGACGCCGCTGTCATTGCAACCGCCCACCTGCCAGCGGGCCGCCAACTCCCCATCGGCCCAAACGATCCGCCATCACGACAGTGCGATGCGCCGATCACGGTCCAGGTTAGACGCCCTCCCGCGAAACCAGAAGCGGCATCCATCCGCACGCGACCAGGAGTCCCGATGAGACGACAGCCACGACCACCGCCAACGCGACCGCCGAGCACCAGGATGCCAAGCAACCTGCTCGCGGTCGTGCACAGGCCCTGGCCAGACTTGGGCCGCGGCTCAGGCAGGGTTTGTCAGGCCACAGCGATGATGCCCGCGCTATCGTGCCGGCATG
Above is a genomic segment from Actinomycetes bacterium containing:
- a CDS encoding phosphatase PAP2 family protein — translated: MDVPADQSARAVAQRIPPGTVRRARRRRPTGEAPPLPYHLQTSGVRWLTAAVALVALTIVVFARGLRGLAVDVTIADDAVVRWLAGLHAPGLVGVFRALAALSSWWILNGLLWGLLLALLVLRRFRHLIVLVILAQLLTLVAEAWVGRIAQRPRPFGVVIRAGWGGWALPSVQVTFFAAALVVILYTLVPEGRWRNTGKWLATGLVALTGLGRVALGADAPTDVLVAAAIGVTLPLVAFRLFAPNEVFPVAYRRGRAAHLDVGGARGAAIRRGLEDQLGLVVEELKPFGLAGSAGSTPLRITLKGDPPTYLFGKLYAKSHLRADRWYKLGRELLYGRLEDEKPFNTVRRLVQQEDYALRVCRDAGLPSPAPHGFVELTPEREYLLVTEFFEDAVELGEAEVEVEVDDGVIDDGLGIIRRLWDAGLAHRDVKPANLLVRDGRLLLIDVAFVEARPTPWRQAVDLANMMLCLALGSSAEQVYRRALRQFSIEEISEGFAAARGLALPSQLRRMLREKGRDLHAEFIKLLPTPPHPIRIQRWSARRVGLLALVAALLAFVGTTIAGNVVNNEAGKTPLYIGNLGCTDLEPLWLEAQSVPSASLVPCLRSLPTGWTLRTVTVNDGRSVLTLDHDRAGAGAMVVRLSAGCDIRGATQVPSDQPGARRFMLIERLAPQFSATRFEVFAGGCITTHSTAPAGSRAELTAEAPLILGFTPRQTLQQALEQRSNGQLHLDPAGAR